In uncultured Draconibacterium sp., one genomic interval encodes:
- a CDS encoding redoxin domain-containing protein has product MTRFVFLFLLFLSFQLNAQRYKIEVQLDGAPNKTVQLAYHYLGKIYAADTAKLDTNGHGVFTGDSVLSQGLYKILVDKDHHFDFLLGADQDFKISNSSFEGKDAKIEGAPESEAFVDYMNFLADLQQQSASLNKTYQNANATERKEIAHQREELNDEMYDYWAMIDKKFPDSFLYKFLTANYVPKLDESTLPKEVQENDSLLLLAQFNYQKDHFWDYFDYTDERYLFTPFYKTKLETWFNKVLYPGYDSVKPYVYQFIEDVKPNKRLFQFVTSFFLNSSINSNIMGMDALFVDLARDYYLNGEAFWATEESLETIRENVLFMQDNLIGEIAPDLTLESFDGEFINLHQIESKLTVVLIYEPNCSHCKVFVPEFYKEVYLPYKDKGLKVYAIYSMDDKGEWTEFLAKHDMFDWINVWDPQHISRFKIKYDARKTPGVYLLDENKKIIGKKMSVEQLKEIIPLELN; this is encoded by the coding sequence ATGACACGTTTCGTTTTTCTGTTTCTGCTTTTTTTAAGTTTTCAGCTTAACGCACAGCGCTATAAAATCGAAGTACAGCTCGACGGAGCCCCTAACAAAACGGTTCAGCTGGCCTACCATTACCTCGGTAAAATATATGCTGCCGACACTGCAAAGCTTGATACGAACGGGCATGGCGTATTTACGGGCGACAGTGTTTTATCGCAAGGATTGTATAAAATACTGGTGGATAAAGACCACCATTTTGATTTTCTATTGGGTGCCGACCAGGATTTTAAAATAAGCAATTCCTCCTTTGAAGGTAAGGATGCAAAAATAGAAGGTGCACCGGAATCAGAAGCTTTTGTGGATTACATGAATTTCCTGGCAGACCTGCAACAACAGAGTGCCTCGTTAAACAAAACTTACCAAAATGCCAATGCCACTGAAAGAAAAGAAATAGCCCATCAACGCGAAGAACTGAACGACGAGATGTACGATTATTGGGCGATGATTGATAAAAAGTTCCCCGACTCGTTTCTCTACAAATTTTTAACCGCTAATTACGTTCCCAAACTCGATGAATCAACGCTGCCAAAAGAAGTTCAGGAGAACGATTCCTTGCTCCTTTTGGCTCAGTTCAACTATCAGAAAGACCATTTTTGGGATTATTTTGATTATACCGACGAACGTTATCTGTTCACGCCTTTTTATAAAACAAAACTTGAAACCTGGTTTAACAAGGTGTTGTATCCGGGCTATGATTCGGTGAAGCCTTATGTTTACCAATTTATTGAAGATGTAAAACCCAATAAACGCTTGTTTCAGTTTGTCACATCTTTTTTCCTGAACAGCAGCATTAACAGTAATATTATGGGTATGGACGCCCTTTTTGTTGATCTTGCCCGCGATTATTATTTAAATGGCGAAGCTTTTTGGGCAACGGAAGAATCGCTTGAAACCATTCGCGAGAATGTACTCTTTATGCAGGATAACCTGATCGGAGAAATTGCTCCCGACCTCACACTGGAAAGTTTTGATGGCGAATTTATCAACCTGCACCAAATCGAATCAAAATTAACTGTAGTTCTGATTTACGAGCCCAATTGTTCGCATTGTAAGGTTTTTGTTCCCGAATTCTACAAAGAAGTATACCTGCCATACAAGGACAAAGGACTGAAAGTATATGCCATTTACTCGATGGACGACAAGGGCGAATGGACCGAATTTTTAGCCAAACACGATATGTTCGACTGGATAAATGTTTGGGATCCTCAACATATATCGCGCTTTAAAATAAAGTACGATGCCCGAAAAACACCCGGCGTTTATCTTCTTGACGAGAACAAAAAAATCATCGGTAAAAAAATGTCTGTAGAACAATTAAAAGAAATTATTCCGCTTGAATTGAACTAA
- a CDS encoding threonyl-tRNA synthetase editing domain-containing protein, which produces MKVLVMYVDEFSYQPAEKNLEEVEDITEGAQFSDSILAFIQVEESDEEKDVKSREKKLVNHLKWTARKNDCKSVILHSFAHLSESKASVDFTKELFNLAEKRLQNADFTTAQTPFGYFLDLNIKAPGFSLARIWATL; this is translated from the coding sequence ATGAAAGTATTGGTAATGTATGTTGATGAGTTTTCGTACCAGCCGGCAGAGAAAAACCTTGAGGAAGTTGAAGATATTACGGAAGGTGCGCAATTTTCAGATTCGATTTTAGCCTTTATTCAGGTTGAAGAAAGCGACGAAGAAAAAGACGTGAAAAGCCGGGAGAAAAAACTGGTTAATCACCTGAAATGGACCGCACGAAAAAACGATTGTAAAAGTGTGATCCTTCACTCGTTTGCTCATCTTTCGGAATCGAAAGCATCAGTTGATTTTACCAAAGAACTTTTCAACCTGGCTGAAAAACGCCTGCAAAATGCCGATTTCACAACCGCACAAACCCCATTTGGTTATTTCCTCGACCTGAATATTAAAGCGCCCGGATTTTCTCTGGCACGCATTTGGGCAACACTTTAG
- a CDS encoding heme-binding domain-containing protein — translation MKKTLSIFVALFFVISLVALGTNKPTKTQAMPEDVKEVIKNSCFGCHNTDSRNEDAKKELDFNKLDSLSKIKMIGTYKEIGEVLEKNEMPPKKFLERFPDKALSDDHKQLLLDWSKKEAEALVKGM, via the coding sequence ATGAAAAAGACATTATCAATTTTCGTTGCACTCTTTTTTGTTATTAGTTTGGTAGCATTAGGTACCAATAAACCAACAAAGACCCAGGCCATGCCCGAAGATGTTAAAGAAGTAATCAAAAATTCGTGTTTTGGATGCCACAATACCGATTCCAGAAATGAAGATGCGAAAAAAGAGCTTGATTTTAACAAACTCGACAGTCTTTCGAAAATTAAAATGATTGGTACTTACAAAGAAATTGGTGAAGTACTTGAAAAAAATGAAATGCCGCCCAAAAAGTTCCTGGAAAGATTTCCTGACAAAGCTTTAAGCGATGATCATAAACAACTGTTATTGGATTGGTCGAAAAAAGAAGCAGAAGCCTTGGTAAAAGGAATGTAA
- a CDS encoding mechanosensitive ion channel family protein, translated as MRKAVILIALLTFFVQAFSQTERSDSIPNSAANKNLQKAEVAYVVFKSDTLFPVYANLGPYTPAERAATISERLEMIMTDNQIDENLFAITEKNNYSIISYDKYPLASVSEADAIFFGKARKDLANEFLLVVKDSYEKAISKNRLSYWLLMALYTILALGGLILIIFLINKFFKTINIKLEHYEKGLKQKRKSFFKYLLPSNSGNIFLLISKVVKFVLLLLVLFLYLPFLFSFLPWTRDLANEFYGLLANPVKKIANDFVSFVPNLFSIFVIIIITRYLLKIMSVVVRELETGKLRIKGFHSDWAKPTFNLVKIVIYIITAVFIVQYLPSSKAFQGVSIFVGVIFTLGSTSAIANIVAGIVITYMRPFQIGDRVKIGDTMGDIVEKNLLVTRIKTIKNEDVTIPNATIINTHLWNYTKNASQLGIIIHPTVTIGYDVPADTVIKLLLDAAKNTKNLTRDFKPFVLQKSLSDFYVEYELNVYTKQAGKMAHFYSELNKSILNEFNKAGVEILSPHYSAFRDGNATTIPQQKNDTPPSDPVGDVIKKATGQK; from the coding sequence ATGCGAAAAGCTGTTATCCTCATTGCCCTCCTAACGTTCTTCGTTCAGGCATTCTCTCAAACTGAAAGAAGCGATTCCATCCCGAATTCTGCTGCCAACAAAAATTTGCAGAAAGCGGAGGTTGCTTACGTTGTTTTTAAATCCGACACGCTATTCCCTGTTTACGCCAATCTGGGGCCTTATACTCCCGCAGAAAGGGCAGCAACAATATCTGAAAGGTTAGAAATGATAATGACCGACAATCAGATCGATGAAAATTTATTTGCAATTACAGAGAAAAACAATTATTCAATAATTTCCTATGATAAGTATCCGTTAGCCAGTGTGAGTGAGGCAGATGCCATATTTTTCGGGAAAGCGAGAAAAGATCTGGCCAATGAATTTCTGCTGGTTGTAAAAGATTCGTATGAGAAGGCAATTTCGAAAAACAGACTATCATACTGGCTACTAATGGCACTGTATACCATACTGGCATTGGGCGGACTTATCCTGATTATCTTCCTGATCAATAAATTTTTTAAAACAATAAATATTAAACTGGAACACTACGAGAAGGGGTTAAAACAAAAAAGAAAAAGTTTTTTTAAATACCTTCTACCCAGTAATTCAGGAAATATTTTCCTTCTCATTTCGAAAGTAGTAAAGTTTGTGCTACTACTGTTGGTCCTTTTTTTATACCTGCCCTTTTTATTTAGCTTTTTACCGTGGACCAGAGATTTAGCAAATGAATTCTATGGTTTACTTGCCAACCCGGTAAAGAAAATAGCCAACGATTTTGTAAGTTTTGTTCCCAACCTGTTTTCCATTTTTGTTATCATCATCATCACCCGTTATCTGTTAAAAATAATGTCGGTAGTGGTTCGGGAGCTTGAAACAGGCAAGTTGCGGATTAAAGGATTTCACAGCGATTGGGCCAAGCCAACTTTTAACCTGGTAAAAATCGTTATTTACATTATCACTGCAGTTTTTATTGTACAATACCTTCCTTCGTCAAAAGCTTTTCAGGGAGTATCCATTTTTGTTGGGGTAATTTTCACCCTTGGTTCCACATCGGCCATCGCCAATATTGTTGCAGGAATTGTAATCACCTACATGCGACCGTTTCAAATTGGCGACCGGGTAAAGATTGGCGACACCATGGGCGATATCGTTGAAAAAAACCTGCTGGTAACCCGCATAAAAACAATAAAAAACGAAGATGTTACCATCCCAAACGCCACCATTATAAATACGCATTTGTGGAATTATACAAAAAATGCCAGTCAGCTCGGAATAATTATTCACCCTACCGTAACCATTGGCTACGATGTGCCTGCCGATACGGTAATAAAACTATTACTTGACGCGGCAAAAAATACCAAAAACCTAACACGCGATTTTAAACCTTTTGTACTTCAGAAAAGCCTTAGCGATTTTTATGTGGAGTACGAACTAAATGTTTACACCAAACAAGCCGGAAAAATGGCGCATTTTTATTCAGAACTTAATAAAAGTATTTTGAATGAATTTAATAAAGCCGGTGTAGAAATATTGTCGCCGCACTACTCGGCTTTCCGCGATGGTAATGCGACTACTATCCCTCAGCAGAAAAACGACACGCCCCCATCTGATCCGGTTGGCGATGTAATTAAAAAAGCTACCGGACAGAAATAA
- a CDS encoding DUF1080 domain-containing protein, with protein MTRSGFIYLCCMLAFITLFTSCNSPAKKGSNQKQNYVPAIPEGWQALFNGNTLDNWEIASFGTEGPVKVSDGCIVINYGDGCSGITWTDTFPNVNYEVQLEARKMVGNDFFCGMTFPVNDDFCSLIVGGWGGPVVGLSSIDGVDASENKTQVLKNFEKEVWYTIRLQVTETTIRAWIDDEKLVEFNYTGHMLSIRPEVSLSKPFGICTWMTTAELRNIAMRKIEGK; from the coding sequence ATGACGCGTTCAGGATTTATTTATTTGTGTTGTATGCTGGCTTTCATAACGCTGTTTACGTCATGTAACAGCCCGGCAAAGAAAGGCAGTAACCAAAAACAGAACTATGTTCCAGCCATTCCTGAGGGCTGGCAGGCCTTATTCAACGGAAATACACTCGATAACTGGGAGATAGCATCGTTCGGCACCGAAGGGCCTGTAAAAGTTTCGGATGGATGCATCGTTATTAACTACGGCGATGGTTGCAGTGGAATTACCTGGACAGATACTTTCCCAAATGTAAATTACGAAGTACAGCTGGAGGCCCGCAAAATGGTTGGTAACGACTTTTTTTGTGGAATGACTTTCCCGGTTAATGATGATTTTTGTTCGCTGATTGTTGGAGGGTGGGGAGGCCCTGTTGTCGGATTAAGCAGTATTGATGGAGTTGACGCTTCGGAGAACAAAACGCAGGTGCTAAAGAACTTCGAAAAGGAAGTATGGTATACCATTCGCCTGCAAGTAACAGAAACAACAATCCGCGCCTGGATTGATGATGAGAAGCTGGTAGAATTCAATTATACCGGTCACATGTTGAGTATCCGGCCGGAGGTATCGCTTTCAAAACCTTTTGGAATATGTACCTGGATGACAACCGCCGAGCTGCGTAATATTGCCATGCGCAAGATAGAAGGCAAGTGA
- a CDS encoding heme-binding domain-containing protein, with the protein MRRILRFSVIILLLAFIVIQFFQPEKNNEGVSSNHIFNQVDVPENIQTLLTTSCLDCHSNHTNYWWYNHIAPVSWMVGDHIAEGKSELNFSEWGTMDIFEKITTLEEICQEAERKSMPLKSYRAIHPKAKLSDEQIAELCDWTTKMAEELLASAAGK; encoded by the coding sequence ATGCGCCGAATACTTCGATTTTCAGTAATTATATTGCTGCTTGCTTTTATCGTTATCCAGTTTTTTCAACCCGAAAAAAATAACGAAGGAGTAAGCAGCAATCATATTTTTAACCAGGTAGACGTTCCTGAAAATATCCAAACCCTGCTAACAACTTCCTGTTTGGATTGCCACTCGAACCATACAAACTACTGGTGGTACAACCACATTGCACCCGTTTCGTGGATGGTGGGCGATCACATTGCAGAAGGTAAATCCGAGCTTAACTTTTCGGAATGGGGAACCATGGATATTTTTGAAAAGATTACAACACTGGAAGAGATTTGCCAGGAAGCCGAACGAAAGTCTATGCCGTTAAAATCGTACCGTGCCATTCACCCAAAAGCAAAATTAAGCGATGAACAAATTGCCGAACTTTGCGACTGGACTACAAAAATGGCTGAAGAATTACTTGCCAGCGCGGCGGGTAAATAA
- a CDS encoding DEAD/DEAH box helicase, with protein sequence MKFEDYSISNTIKTNLASNGFRRPTDIQFKAIPPVLRGEDVLAIAQTGTGKTAAFAIPVIHNIQQAKLNQHVQGISCLVMAPTHELAKQISEVFVSISKNTGVKTTVIIGGVDQDPQIDRLKTGTDVLVATPGRLFDLVSQGHLKLHGVKTLILDEADHMLDLGFIKDINDLIRFLPQKRQTLFFSATINKKIKKLAYSLVSNPIRIQISPKDPVAKTIEHQVAFIEMDDKRAFLERLVGENPEAKILAFVRTKVRAERVKKAMERVEIESDTIHSDKEQAERDQTMQRFKSGELKLLIATDVSARGIDIPNVDFVVNYDLPEVAENYVHRVGRTGRGNQKGKAVSFCSEEEREILDEIESFLGKDIHRLEIDKNLYKETLDFTKDTDYNWQKLMRENDRELKEIKKKKKKKK encoded by the coding sequence ATGAAATTCGAGGATTATTCCATATCCAACACTATAAAAACCAACCTGGCAAGTAACGGATTCCGTCGTCCTACCGACATTCAGTTTAAAGCCATTCCCCCGGTGCTAAGAGGCGAAGATGTTTTGGCCATTGCCCAAACCGGAACCGGGAAGACCGCGGCTTTTGCTATTCCGGTAATTCATAATATTCAGCAAGCAAAGTTGAATCAACATGTTCAGGGAATAAGTTGCCTTGTTATGGCTCCAACACACGAGCTGGCGAAACAGATCAGCGAAGTGTTTGTTTCCATCTCGAAAAATACGGGGGTAAAAACTACCGTAATTATTGGTGGTGTTGATCAGGATCCTCAAATCGACCGCTTAAAAACCGGTACTGACGTTTTGGTTGCTACCCCCGGTCGCTTGTTCGACCTGGTTAGCCAGGGACACTTGAAATTGCACGGAGTAAAAACACTTATTTTGGACGAAGCCGACCACATGCTCGACCTTGGTTTTATAAAAGACATTAACGACCTGATACGCTTTCTGCCTCAAAAGCGGCAGACTTTGTTTTTCTCAGCTACAATCAATAAAAAGATTAAAAAGCTTGCTTATTCGCTGGTAAGCAATCCTATACGCATTCAGATTTCGCCCAAAGATCCGGTGGCAAAAACCATCGAGCACCAGGTGGCGTTTATCGAGATGGATGACAAAAGAGCTTTCCTGGAACGGCTTGTTGGTGAAAATCCGGAAGCTAAAATTCTGGCCTTTGTACGAACAAAAGTACGTGCCGAACGGGTAAAAAAAGCAATGGAACGTGTTGAAATTGAAAGTGACACCATTCACAGCGATAAAGAACAGGCAGAGCGCGACCAAACTATGCAACGCTTTAAAAGCGGCGAACTTAAATTGCTTATTGCTACTGATGTTAGTGCCCGGGGAATTGATATTCCGAACGTTGATTTTGTGGTGAATTATGACCTGCCTGAAGTTGCCGAAAACTATGTACACCGCGTAGGACGAACAGGACGTGGCAACCAAAAAGGAAAAGCCGTTTCGTTTTGCAGTGAAGAAGAACGTGAAATTCTGGACGAAATAGAAAGCTTTTTGGGGAAAGACATTCATCGCCTTGAGATCGACAAAAACCTTTACAAAGAAACGCTGGATTTTACAAAAGACACCGACTACAACTGGCAAAAATTAATGCGCGAAAACGATCGCGAACTAAAAGAGATAAAAAAGAAGAAAAAAAAGAAAAAGTAA
- a CDS encoding T9SS type A sorting domain-containing protein, translating to MRWYIPVLIVLIFVCNSVSAQLSEGGFPLQVVTLKSSDRAFVKMPVLKQSVVEAAMKANKASDVQLKALTFAHAFNVDFSPSNSGVWYSTNAGFNVWRITISSDNAYSLNLIFDDFELNNRGRLFIFNEDNNHYLGAFTARNNKPSHKFAVAPVAGDKITVQYEVPEEEGTPDDFRITRVNHDFMGILKFDRRPINGDPAGECNIDVNCEIGDRWSEVKDAVVRLIVDGREVCTGTLLNNTAENKKPYVLSASHCYDKWDYAKTTVYTFNYESPYCAPLDGDPIHSLSGAIMKAHYDSLDFALVELDDLPPPDFRPYYAGWDRSPVLPDSSATIHHPMGDIKKISFDYDAPKYETFTSSTVKNPKNGSFNILRWDEGVTEVGSSGGALFNMNKQVIGTLSGGAAYCGNPVNDYFARFTMQWDFSSDTTKQLKYWLDPLGTGTLSLDGKQFNTREDLCNAFTNLTDTDEHGTIALTVLGETEGYWGGTNSAGITEIVEHFSINGNEILDGVSFGVGKLVTNNNNSRITVKVYDGSTYPVNLLYSKKVTIDHWAEDAMNYVSFDQMVEPSGDFFVGFELSDMNVADTFAIYQSLREYEDAINHLYIRQNGNWESFSSLNTQNYAMVNVMELVACNYSLPTDTPNVEQPTNVWVYPNPTSGELNLESDKEIDPENVVVYNLIGQEIKTSVIKTDNFRIKLNLRGKTAGVYFVRFPYGNTYVTRKISFVP from the coding sequence ATGCGTTGGTATATTCCAGTTTTAATTGTACTCATTTTTGTGTGTAATTCGGTAAGTGCACAGTTGTCGGAAGGAGGATTTCCTTTGCAGGTAGTTACTTTAAAGAGTTCCGACAGGGCGTTTGTAAAAATGCCGGTATTAAAACAAAGTGTTGTTGAGGCTGCAATGAAGGCAAATAAAGCATCCGATGTGCAGCTAAAGGCATTAACTTTTGCACATGCTTTTAATGTCGATTTTAGCCCGTCAAATTCAGGCGTGTGGTATTCAACAAACGCCGGTTTTAATGTTTGGCGCATTACCATTTCGTCAGACAATGCCTATTCGCTCAATCTTATTTTCGATGATTTTGAGTTAAACAACAGAGGACGTTTATTTATTTTCAACGAAGATAATAACCACTACCTCGGCGCTTTTACTGCGCGAAACAATAAGCCGTCGCATAAATTTGCTGTGGCACCGGTTGCCGGCGATAAAATTACCGTACAATACGAAGTTCCTGAAGAAGAAGGGACACCTGATGATTTTAGGATTACTCGGGTAAACCACGATTTTATGGGAATTTTAAAGTTTGACAGAAGACCTATAAACGGTGATCCGGCCGGTGAATGTAATATTGATGTAAACTGCGAAATTGGTGATCGCTGGAGTGAGGTGAAAGATGCAGTTGTTCGCTTAATTGTTGATGGCCGGGAAGTATGCACCGGAACCCTGCTTAATAATACTGCAGAGAACAAAAAACCTTATGTTTTGTCGGCATCGCATTGTTACGATAAGTGGGATTATGCAAAAACCACGGTTTATACCTTTAATTACGAAAGTCCTTATTGCGCTCCGCTGGATGGCGATCCCATTCATTCACTTTCAGGAGCGATTATGAAAGCACATTACGATAGCCTGGATTTTGCACTGGTGGAATTAGACGATCTGCCACCGCCCGATTTCAGGCCGTATTATGCAGGTTGGGACCGATCGCCCGTATTACCCGATTCATCCGCAACGATTCATCATCCGATGGGCGATATCAAAAAAATATCGTTTGATTACGATGCACCTAAATATGAAACCTTTACTTCTTCGACGGTTAAAAATCCTAAAAACGGATCGTTTAATATATTGCGTTGGGACGAGGGAGTTACAGAAGTCGGTTCATCGGGAGGAGCATTGTTTAATATGAACAAACAAGTGATTGGCACTTTATCGGGAGGAGCTGCTTATTGCGGAAATCCCGTGAACGATTATTTTGCCCGCTTTACAATGCAATGGGACTTTAGTTCGGACACCACAAAGCAATTAAAATATTGGCTCGACCCCCTGGGAACAGGAACTTTGTCGTTAGATGGAAAACAATTTAATACCCGTGAGGACCTGTGTAATGCGTTCACAAATCTGACCGATACGGATGAACATGGAACTATTGCCCTTACTGTTTTGGGCGAGACCGAAGGCTATTGGGGCGGAACTAATTCGGCCGGAATAACTGAAATTGTAGAGCACTTTTCAATTAACGGTAATGAAATTCTGGATGGCGTTTCGTTTGGTGTAGGGAAACTGGTTACCAATAACAACAATAGCCGGATAACTGTGAAGGTATACGACGGTAGCACTTACCCGGTGAACCTGTTGTACAGTAAAAAAGTAACAATTGACCATTGGGCAGAAGATGCCATGAACTATGTAAGTTTTGATCAGATGGTTGAGCCTTCGGGTGATTTTTTTGTAGGTTTCGAATTGAGCGACATGAATGTTGCTGATACCTTTGCAATCTATCAATCGTTGCGCGAATATGAAGATGCAATCAACCATCTTTATATACGGCAAAACGGTAACTGGGAAAGTTTTTCATCGCTGAATACCCAAAACTACGCCATGGTTAATGTTATGGAGCTGGTTGCATGTAACTACAGTTTACCCACGGATACACCAAATGTGGAGCAACCTACAAATGTTTGGGTATATCCAAATCCAACATCTGGCGAACTAAACCTGGAGTCGGATAAAGAAATTGATCCGGAAAATGTTGTGGTGTATAACTTAATCGGGCAGGAAATAAAAACTTCAGTTATAAAAACCGATAATTTCCGTATAAAACTCAACCTGCGTGGAAAAACTGCCGGTGTTTATTTTGTACGTTTTCCTTACGGAAATACTTATGTCACCCGAAAGATCTCATTTGTGCCGTGA